The sequence GCCAGGAGGGCGATGAGAACCGCGGCCAGGAAGGACGCGGCGGAACGCGGACGGTTACGCCGGATGGCGGCGCGGTGGTGCGATACGTGTGCCCGCATGCTGACAAGGACCCCCGGTACTCATTGCTCTGGATACGGGGCGGCGCCCCCGGTATGAACCTTATCGGTCCGCAGCAGGCTACGTGCCGCATGGCGGGCAGCTCAATGACGGAACATGACGACGTCGGCGATGCGGCTTGGCGCGGCAGGTGTTACGTTTTTGGGGAGTAATGAGTACCGGCGCCAAGCCCTGACTTGCCGGTCGGCAACCCTCCCTTTCGCGGCGGGGTGCCTCAGGTGAATACTCGGCATATCGACCGATTCGAGCTGCAAGCGTGAGAGAAGGAGATCCGTCGTGTCCGACGCACCCGCCCTTGACGAAAGACTGTCCTACCGCCTGATAACCGGCGCGGACACCCGTGAATTCTGCGAGCGGATCTCCGCCGCACTCGCCGACGGCTACGTGCTGCACGGCAGCCCGGCAGCTACTTTCAACGGCACCAGCGTCATCGTGGCGCAGGCAATCGTCCTTCCGGCCGCCATCGCCTCAGCCGATGCCGCCGTCGCCACAGCGGTGGACCAGCTCGACGCCGGCCTTGAAGGCGATTTCGACGGCGAGGGCCACGCATGAGCTACGCCGGAGACCTGACGCCCCAGGAAGCATGGGCCAAGCTGGAGCAGGGCGCCATCCTGGTGGACGTCCGCACCGAGGGCGAATGGGCCCACATCGGCATCCCGGACACCAAGGCCACGGACAACGATCCCCTGTTCATCCAGTGGACCTTCCCCGGCGGCATCCCCAATCCCGACTTCGTCAAGGACCTCCAGGCGCAGGCGCCGGAGGATCCCCAGGCGGAACTGCTCTTCCTCTGCCGCTCCGGCCAGCGGTCCATCGCGGCTGCAACTGCCGCCACCCAGGCCGGTTTTACCGCCTACAACGTGCTGGAGGGCTTCGAAGGCGAGCCGGACCGCTACGGCGAACGCACCGTCAACGGCTGGAAGAACCGCGGCCTCCCCACCAACCTCGGAAAGAACTAAGTGACCTTCAACCCAGACGCCCCCGGCTGGAACCCCGATACGCAGGCAGTCCGCGGCGGCCTGGACCGCTCCAACTTCCAGGAAACGTCCGAGGCCATCTTCCTGAACTCCGGCTTCGTCTACGAATCCGCTGCGGCAGCTGAACGCGCGTTCACCGGCGAGGACGAGCGCTTTGTCTACTCCCGCTACGGCAA comes from Pseudarthrobacter sp. NIBRBAC000502770 and encodes:
- a CDS encoding DUF1737 domain-containing protein is translated as MSDAPALDERLSYRLITGADTREFCERISAALADGYVLHGSPAATFNGTSVIVAQAIVLPAAIASADAAVATAVDQLDAGLEGDFDGEGHA
- a CDS encoding rhodanese-like domain-containing protein, with protein sequence MSYAGDLTPQEAWAKLEQGAILVDVRTEGEWAHIGIPDTKATDNDPLFIQWTFPGGIPNPDFVKDLQAQAPEDPQAELLFLCRSGQRSIAAATAATQAGFTAYNVLEGFEGEPDRYGERTVNGWKNRGLPTNLGKN